The following coding sequences lie in one Vibrio toranzoniae genomic window:
- the norW gene encoding NADH:flavorubredoxin reductase NorW, with the protein MDNIVIVGGGFAALQTIKMLRKADQNIAITMVTADSGVEYSKPNLSHVFSNEQTPQQLVMNNAQQLAKQYNVVIKTNVWVNEINTEQQFIVAGDDVIPYSKLVLATGATPFIPPAEGLLPQATITLNSLEEFEKHKAQIDAAQQITVIGGGLIGVELAFDLQTAGKDVTIIEPASYLLSNLVPPFVSLELENELRKAGVTVETDTMVSHATYLTDGVRLQTASSRLIKTDVVIAAAGLMPNTTLAKQAGIEVNRGIIVDEAMRTSIQNVYAIGDCTEIQGQVMAYLQPAVLSASILAKQLTTGEGKLRLPHIITKVKTHRYPIQLAGRNIQTVQSWEAKFDPKGIIARGFNESNQLVGFIATGEHTQSAFSLLKELQISSPPQA; encoded by the coding sequence ATGGATAACATTGTGATTGTGGGCGGAGGTTTTGCCGCCCTACAAACCATAAAGATGCTTCGTAAAGCTGACCAAAACATTGCTATTACTATGGTAACAGCGGACTCTGGTGTTGAATACAGCAAGCCGAACCTTTCGCACGTATTCAGTAATGAGCAAACACCTCAACAGCTCGTAATGAATAATGCTCAGCAATTAGCAAAGCAATATAACGTTGTCATTAAAACCAACGTTTGGGTAAACGAGATTAACACCGAGCAGCAGTTTATTGTCGCTGGCGATGATGTCATCCCCTACTCAAAACTTGTACTAGCGACTGGCGCTACACCCTTTATACCGCCAGCAGAAGGGTTACTTCCTCAGGCAACGATTACTCTCAATAGCTTGGAAGAGTTCGAAAAACACAAAGCTCAGATCGACGCAGCTCAACAAATCACAGTCATTGGTGGCGGGCTCATTGGCGTTGAGCTCGCCTTCGACCTTCAAACCGCAGGCAAAGATGTCACCATCATTGAGCCTGCGAGTTACCTGTTGAGTAACCTAGTGCCGCCTTTTGTTTCTCTAGAATTAGAAAATGAGCTTCGCAAGGCAGGAGTAACCGTTGAGACAGATACGATGGTAAGCCATGCGACTTACCTTACTGATGGCGTCAGGCTGCAAACAGCGTCTTCTCGATTAATCAAGACCGACGTGGTCATCGCTGCTGCTGGGTTAATGCCAAACACCACACTAGCAAAACAAGCGGGCATTGAGGTGAACAGAGGTATCATCGTTGACGAAGCAATGAGAACCAGCATACAAAATGTCTATGCGATTGGTGATTGTACTGAGATTCAAGGCCAAGTAATGGCTTACCTACAACCCGCCGTATTGTCGGCCAGCATATTAGCTAAACAACTCACCACAGGAGAAGGCAAGCTAAGGCTGCCGCATATTATTACTAAGGTAAAAACACACCGTTATCCTATTCAACTGGCAGGTAGAAATATTCAAACCGTTCAGAGTTGGGAAGCGAAGTTTGACCCGAAAGGGATTATTGCCAGAGGCTTTAA